A window from Theobroma cacao cultivar B97-61/B2 chromosome 3, Criollo_cocoa_genome_V2, whole genome shotgun sequence encodes these proteins:
- the LOC18604748 gene encoding vesicle transport v-SNARE 11: MSQVFEGYERQYCELSANLTRKCASASALDGEQKKQKLTEIKAGLDDADALIRKMDLEARSLQPSIKATLLSKLREYRNDLNNLKSEVKRITSGNANQAARDELLGSGMADARMVSADQRGRLLMSTERLNQSTDRIKESRKAMLETEELGVSILQDLHQQRESLLHAHNTLHGVDDNISRSKKILTNMSRRMSRNKWIIGSIIAALVLAILFILYFKLTH, encoded by the exons ATGAGTCAGGTGTTCGAGGGTTATGAGCGCCAGTACTGCGAGCTCTCCGCCAATTTGACGCGCAAGTGCGCCTCCGCCAGCGCTCTTGATGGAG AACAGAAGAAGCAGAAACTTACTGAAATCAAAGCAGGATTGGATGATGCTGATGCTTTG ATTCGGAAAATGGACCTTGAAGCAAGGAGTTTGCAGCCAAGCATAAAGGCAACACTTCTTTCTAAATTAAGAGAATATAGAAATGATCTAAACAACTTGAAAAGTGAAGTTAAAAGAATTACCTCAGGTAACGCAAATCAGGCTGCCCGAGATGAGTTGTTGGGGTCTGGAATGGCAGATGCAAGGATG GTCTCTGCTGATCAAAGAGGAAGATTGTTGATGTCAACAGAGAGATTAAACCAATCTACTGACAGAATTAAAGAAAGCAGAAAAGCAATGCTGGAAACAGAAGAGCTGGGTGTTTCAATCCTACAGGATTTGCATCAACAACGCGAATCTCTCCTCCATGCGCATAACACA CTCCATGGAGTAGATGACAACATTAGCAGGAGCAAAAAGATACTGACAAACATGTCAAGAAGGATGAGCAGGAACAAATGGATAATTGGCTCCATAATTGCAGCCCTAGTTCTTGCCATCCTATTTATCCTATATTTTAAGCTGACTCATTAG